A genomic region of Polyangium spumosum contains the following coding sequences:
- a CDS encoding VIT domain-containing protein: MTSLDRIRALAKNHPLPLRAAIGLLVLVASLVVFITTQRVPPVRAGVVDARLELAAGEVRLVETGKTSTVISGAPLPAGAELATGAGARALVRLSDGSSLFLRGDSTVRLQPEGAEIVAGEVWLDAPPSERGGLEHKAGDATIAAADAGLSIRRAGAEVVVVVTRGLAVLTSPGGRVEVSAGEQALAAGKDKPKVSPVLFWDDWTGGMGDGRPLAGAGSGAGKIYGVSPNLPGEKAKVLEVSRQSVRAVVREGLAETEVDQTFGNPGGGVLEGWYWFSVPERAIVTSFAVETDGVLVEGEVTERKEAAAKYTTAVSTGHSPALLEWVDGRTYRSRIYPIPASGSRRVVLRYLEVLPSQGGKLEYLYPMRSEDPPRIGEFSLVVDLGAAGAKMRIASLADAVIEEGGRRVTMRRSGYLPRADFQLEATPIEQEKRAPLTVGRFAAGADRADYVMARYVPDIDWSGVPEPPGDVAVVVDTSASGDEAVRQQKAAAAEAILRALSQKDRFVLIAIDSAPTVLWPKEGLAEATEKEIASALARLAEHASGGATDLGALFDAALGRLHGAEQPAVVYIGDGLPTSGEVNGDRLSERLRRSLSTSRARLFTVAVGTQSNVGLLRELARQGGGQSFRIDRMETATSEVLRLASAIKTPTITELAIDLGAGLDEAMLTASGKVSRGEEVLLFARTHHALPAEATVKGRVGGKDFEKKYPLTLAQGTSTSLVPRLWAAEKVRRLLGEATDPEELRGKIVEIGLEYGLMTPFTSILALESEAAYTRQGIRRRHSPLRGVRLTALETRTERALVDAALNPASASALGCSKREDAPASVETVAVEPAPLQQAPTPTQLSTEEKPAEDQEQKREAMPVMAAATATPAELATATGYVAPPPQPLRPRSLSNDEDLPAAPAPPKSRAPAPAPTLQAEATRKPEPPRAPPLTPCSDVARRPLADRIVMWSKRLRGELDGKTLVSRYQAARGACEIPDWRAEQALLDLLQQKARTEDAVITLLAHFAGAPDTRAYVAQAILRRTVDPRIAASVRRTLFGETIAWDQVDAELAAIDGVDAKLAKLRERMLVAPGDPEGDLRVVRLLAEAGKKDDALAHGRRLRDRGFMSPDLALALGDVLAAQGFPDEALRTYSEIVEFDAQSPASRRLLGDVFLRHGWYGAAYRQYKTLTDAPSADAPSFLRLALAAAGSGRVDEALRIERQVASAEGTPGPRDPRLWARLWAAAHLARLLEGEGKPVEPGLAEGLSRKLKELSLFSGPSALVILTWEDLDATLGLVGKEGEAEATLAELSDAASIGVSAAELPLGDEGRLLFLARLRKARPGREVPVVLHAIAWDGKAFRVTIRKAKLGAKDTEVAL, from the coding sequence ATGACCTCGCTGGATCGAATCAGGGCGCTCGCCAAGAATCACCCCCTGCCGCTGCGCGCGGCGATCGGACTGCTCGTGCTCGTCGCGAGCCTCGTCGTGTTCATCACCACCCAGCGCGTCCCGCCGGTGCGCGCAGGTGTGGTCGACGCGCGGCTCGAGCTCGCCGCCGGGGAGGTGCGGCTCGTCGAGACGGGCAAGACGAGTACGGTGATCTCGGGCGCGCCGCTGCCCGCGGGCGCGGAGCTCGCCACGGGCGCCGGGGCGCGGGCGCTCGTCCGGCTCTCGGACGGATCGTCCCTGTTTTTGCGCGGGGATTCGACGGTGCGCCTCCAGCCGGAGGGCGCCGAGATCGTGGCGGGTGAGGTCTGGCTCGACGCGCCGCCCTCGGAGCGCGGGGGCCTCGAGCACAAGGCCGGCGACGCGACGATCGCCGCGGCGGACGCGGGCCTGTCGATCCGGCGCGCGGGCGCCGAGGTCGTGGTCGTGGTGACGCGTGGGCTCGCGGTGCTCACGTCGCCGGGCGGGCGCGTAGAGGTGAGCGCCGGTGAGCAGGCGCTGGCCGCGGGCAAGGACAAGCCCAAGGTGAGCCCGGTCCTCTTCTGGGACGACTGGACCGGCGGCATGGGCGACGGCCGTCCGCTCGCGGGCGCGGGCAGCGGCGCGGGCAAGATTTACGGCGTGAGCCCGAATCTCCCTGGCGAGAAGGCCAAGGTCCTCGAGGTCAGCCGCCAGTCCGTGCGGGCGGTGGTGCGCGAGGGGCTCGCGGAGACCGAGGTCGATCAGACCTTCGGCAACCCGGGCGGCGGCGTGCTCGAGGGCTGGTACTGGTTCAGCGTGCCGGAGCGGGCGATCGTGACGTCGTTCGCGGTCGAGACGGACGGCGTGCTCGTCGAGGGCGAGGTGACCGAGCGCAAGGAGGCGGCGGCGAAGTACACGACGGCCGTCTCGACGGGGCACTCGCCGGCGCTGCTCGAGTGGGTCGACGGGCGCACGTATCGCTCGCGCATCTACCCGATCCCGGCGTCGGGCTCGCGGCGCGTGGTGCTGCGGTACCTCGAGGTCTTGCCTTCGCAGGGCGGGAAGCTCGAGTACCTCTATCCGATGCGCTCGGAGGATCCGCCGCGGATCGGCGAGTTCTCCCTGGTGGTCGATCTCGGCGCGGCGGGCGCGAAGATGCGGATCGCGAGCCTCGCGGACGCGGTGATCGAGGAGGGCGGGCGGCGCGTGACCATGCGCCGGAGCGGGTACCTGCCACGCGCGGATTTCCAGCTCGAGGCGACGCCGATCGAGCAGGAGAAGCGCGCGCCGCTGACCGTCGGGCGGTTCGCGGCGGGCGCGGATCGGGCCGATTACGTGATGGCGCGCTACGTGCCCGACATCGACTGGAGCGGGGTGCCCGAGCCGCCGGGGGACGTGGCGGTCGTGGTCGACACGTCGGCCTCGGGCGACGAGGCGGTGCGGCAGCAGAAGGCGGCCGCGGCGGAGGCGATCCTGCGGGCGCTGTCGCAGAAGGACAGGTTCGTGCTCATCGCGATCGACTCGGCGCCGACGGTGCTCTGGCCGAAGGAGGGGCTCGCCGAGGCGACGGAGAAGGAGATCGCGTCGGCGCTGGCGCGGCTCGCCGAGCACGCGTCGGGCGGGGCGACGGACCTCGGCGCGCTCTTCGACGCGGCGCTCGGGCGGCTGCACGGCGCCGAGCAGCCCGCGGTGGTCTACATCGGTGATGGTCTGCCCACGTCGGGCGAGGTGAACGGCGACCGGCTCTCGGAGCGGTTGCGCCGGAGTTTGTCGACGTCGCGGGCGCGTCTCTTCACGGTGGCCGTCGGGACCCAGAGCAACGTGGGGCTCTTGCGTGAGCTCGCGCGGCAGGGCGGGGGGCAGAGCTTCCGGATCGATCGGATGGAGACGGCGACGAGCGAGGTGCTCAGGCTCGCGAGCGCGATCAAGACGCCGACGATCACGGAGCTCGCCATCGACCTCGGCGCGGGGCTCGACGAGGCGATGCTGACGGCGAGCGGCAAGGTCTCGCGCGGCGAGGAGGTGCTCCTGTTCGCGCGGACGCACCACGCGTTGCCGGCCGAGGCGACGGTGAAGGGGCGCGTGGGCGGCAAGGACTTCGAGAAGAAGTACCCGCTCACGCTCGCGCAGGGGACGAGCACGAGCCTCGTGCCGCGGCTGTGGGCCGCGGAGAAGGTGCGGCGCCTGCTCGGCGAGGCGACGGACCCGGAGGAGCTGCGCGGCAAGATCGTGGAGATCGGCCTCGAATACGGGCTGATGACGCCGTTCACGAGTATCCTCGCGCTGGAGAGCGAGGCCGCGTATACGCGGCAGGGCATCCGGCGGAGGCACTCGCCGCTGCGGGGCGTGCGGCTCACGGCGCTCGAAACACGCACCGAGCGGGCGCTCGTGGATGCGGCGCTGAACCCGGCGTCCGCGAGCGCGCTCGGCTGCTCGAAGCGGGAGGACGCGCCGGCGTCCGTGGAGACCGTGGCGGTCGAGCCTGCGCCGTTGCAGCAGGCGCCCACGCCCACGCAGCTGTCGACCGAAGAGAAGCCGGCCGAGGATCAGGAGCAGAAGCGTGAGGCCATGCCGGTGATGGCGGCGGCGACGGCCACGCCCGCGGAGCTCGCGACCGCGACGGGTTACGTCGCGCCGCCGCCGCAACCCCTGAGGCCCAGGTCTCTCTCGAACGACGAGGATCTGCCCGCGGCGCCCGCGCCCCCGAAGTCCCGCGCGCCCGCGCCCGCCCCCACGCTCCAGGCCGAGGCGACGCGCAAGCCCGAGCCCCCGAGGGCGCCGCCGCTCACGCCGTGCAGCGACGTGGCGCGGCGGCCGCTCGCGGACCGCATCGTGATGTGGTCGAAGCGCCTGCGCGGCGAGCTCGACGGCAAGACGCTGGTCTCGCGTTACCAGGCCGCGCGGGGCGCGTGCGAGATCCCCGACTGGCGCGCCGAGCAAGCGCTGCTCGACCTCCTCCAGCAGAAGGCCCGCACCGAGGACGCCGTGATCACGCTGCTCGCGCACTTCGCGGGCGCGCCGGACACGCGGGCCTACGTGGCGCAGGCGATCCTGCGTCGCACGGTCGATCCGCGGATCGCCGCGTCCGTGCGGCGCACGCTCTTCGGCGAGACGATCGCCTGGGATCAGGTCGACGCGGAGCTCGCGGCGATCGACGGCGTGGACGCGAAGCTCGCCAAGTTACGCGAGCGCATGCTCGTCGCGCCGGGCGATCCCGAGGGGGATCTGCGGGTCGTGCGGCTGCTCGCGGAGGCGGGCAAGAAGGACGACGCGCTCGCGCATGGTCGGAGGTTGCGCGACCGCGGGTTCATGAGCCCCGACCTCGCGCTCGCGCTCGGCGATGTGCTCGCGGCGCAAGGGTTCCCGGACGAGGCGCTGCGCACGTACTCGGAGATCGTCGAGTTCGACGCGCAGAGCCCGGCGTCGCGGCGGCTGCTCGGCGACGTGTTCCTGCGGCACGGCTGGTACGGCGCGGCCTACCGGCAGTACAAGACGCTCACGGACGCGCCGAGCGCGGACGCGCCGAGCTTCTTGCGCCTCGCGCTCGCGGCGGCGGGCAGCGGGCGCGTGGACGAGGCGCTGCGTATCGAGCGGCAGGTGGCCTCGGCCGAAGGCACGCCGGGGCCGCGGGATCCGCGCCTCTGGGCGAGGCTCTGGGCCGCGGCGCACCTCGCGCGGCTGCTCGAGGGTGAGGGCAAACCGGTGGAGCCCGGCCTCGCCGAGGGCCTCTCGCGCAAGCTGAAGGAGCTCTCGCTCTTCAGCGGCCCGAGCGCGCTCGTGATCCTGACGTGGGAGGACCTCGACGCGACGCTCGGGCTCGTGGGCAAGGAGGGCGAGGCCGAGGCGACACTCGCGGAGCTCTCGGACGCGGCGTCGATCGGCGTCTCGGCGGCGGAGCTGCCGCTCGGCGACGAGGGGCGCCTGTTGTTCCTGGCGCGCCTGCGCAAGGCGCGCCCCGGGCGCGAGGTGCCCGTCGTGCTGCACGCGATCGCCTGGGATGGGAAGGCGTTTCGTGTGACGATCCGCAAGGCGAAGCTCGGGGCGAAGGACACGGAGGTCGCGCTCTAG
- a CDS encoding alpha-amylase family glycosyl hydrolase, producing the protein MRRYLGYSVLASFACLLAISAGCEGEDLNTGGAGGSGLTPNTGGGGAGGGTGGAGGAMQESFIRIHYRLQDGGDPKTWGVHFWGAGSASPMWGSPQMFDGTDAFGVYTDVRVTVTGEADDAWLGLIPVQCSNGDCKKDVETGVRFADLTKNATDPSIAECWITQGQAVSVAPPTASGPAYEISRPKDFIDLGDGSVRLMFRVAKGSTGTVEYGAAAGTLDQTATWTAADDINKDGLVITGLTPGQPVYYKISTSLDVNGELLADTSEVLDLTPISYAPITDAADWASWGGKGIMYQLIVRTFADGGATKAVGDSKTESGIDETKTDGVGDLVGLRKALPYLKDLGADAIWMTPVFKAKSYHGYDTTDFYDIDPSVGTIKDFTDLTEAAHAEGIKIILDLVQNHVADVNPWFVAGADPKHADYTKYHDWFVWSDQYSNMLADGHPWDGSAVMWACKNYQCYHQIFGGPMPELNYRNPEVRAEMKKIAEHWIDLGADGYRLDASKHIDQFDDNNTIALDKHGTHVWWREFNHFVKKDVVRPAGSAAVLLTGENRWDDPAQYGKMVPYGSGMDSQFDFPFRSIVGNFVNGGTGDAVDFVGYVKKLQAELAAGGNGGSPHHYFERFLSNHDLERPATQFEGAGAALSAKLAQAATIVLTVPGMPVVYYGEEFGKKGKRDKYIGDEAWDRDEFIREPMSWFQKNVFVGDKTTGWNIDAAATNTMNDGVLPFAGVGMTVAPNPDYPFVKFMSEEEPASWAAQEADTSSLLHHYRKLIGIRKAHAVFTDLDATITLVKNAEDVYEYRLEKGAASISVVLSRTSTPQTITWPAAATELLSGATGTSFELPAYGAIIVQNN; encoded by the coding sequence ATGAGACGATATCTTGGTTATTCGGTCCTCGCTTCGTTCGCTTGCCTCCTCGCGATCTCCGCGGGGTGTGAAGGCGAGGATCTCAACACGGGCGGCGCGGGCGGGAGCGGGCTCACCCCGAATACGGGCGGCGGCGGCGCGGGCGGGGGCACGGGCGGCGCCGGCGGCGCGATGCAGGAGAGCTTCATCCGGATCCATTACCGCCTGCAGGACGGCGGGGATCCGAAGACGTGGGGCGTGCATTTCTGGGGCGCAGGCTCGGCCTCGCCGATGTGGGGCTCGCCGCAGATGTTCGACGGGACCGACGCGTTCGGCGTGTACACCGACGTGCGGGTGACCGTGACGGGCGAGGCCGACGACGCGTGGCTCGGGCTCATCCCGGTGCAATGCTCGAACGGCGATTGCAAGAAGGACGTGGAGACGGGGGTTCGTTTCGCCGACCTCACGAAAAACGCCACGGATCCGAGCATCGCCGAGTGCTGGATCACGCAGGGGCAGGCGGTCTCCGTCGCGCCGCCGACGGCGTCCGGGCCGGCCTACGAAATCTCGCGCCCGAAGGATTTCATCGACCTCGGCGATGGCAGCGTGCGCCTGATGTTCCGGGTGGCGAAGGGCTCGACGGGCACGGTCGAGTACGGCGCGGCCGCGGGCACGCTCGACCAGACGGCGACGTGGACGGCCGCGGACGACATCAACAAGGATGGCCTCGTGATCACCGGCCTGACGCCGGGCCAGCCGGTGTATTACAAGATATCGACGTCGCTCGACGTGAATGGGGAGCTCCTCGCGGACACGTCGGAGGTGCTCGACCTGACGCCGATCTCCTATGCGCCGATCACGGACGCGGCCGACTGGGCGTCGTGGGGCGGCAAGGGGATCATGTATCAGCTCATCGTCCGCACGTTCGCGGACGGCGGCGCGACGAAGGCGGTGGGCGATTCGAAGACGGAGAGCGGCATCGACGAGACGAAGACCGACGGCGTGGGTGATCTCGTCGGGTTGCGCAAGGCGCTGCCGTACCTGAAGGACCTCGGCGCCGACGCCATCTGGATGACGCCGGTGTTCAAGGCGAAGAGCTACCACGGCTACGACACCACGGACTTTTACGACATCGATCCGTCGGTCGGCACGATCAAGGATTTCACCGACCTCACGGAGGCGGCGCACGCCGAGGGGATCAAGATCATCCTCGATCTCGTGCAGAACCACGTGGCCGACGTGAACCCCTGGTTCGTCGCGGGCGCGGACCCGAAGCACGCCGATTACACGAAGTACCACGACTGGTTCGTCTGGTCCGATCAGTATTCGAACATGCTGGCGGACGGGCACCCGTGGGACGGCTCGGCCGTGATGTGGGCGTGCAAGAATTACCAGTGTTACCACCAGATCTTCGGCGGGCCGATGCCGGAGCTCAATTACCGTAACCCCGAGGTCCGCGCGGAGATGAAGAAGATCGCCGAGCACTGGATCGACCTCGGGGCGGACGGGTATCGCCTCGACGCGTCGAAGCACATCGACCAGTTCGACGACAACAACACGATCGCGCTCGACAAGCACGGCACGCACGTGTGGTGGAGGGAGTTCAACCATTTCGTCAAGAAGGACGTCGTCCGGCCCGCGGGCTCGGCGGCGGTGCTCCTGACGGGCGAGAACCGCTGGGACGACCCGGCCCAGTACGGCAAGATGGTGCCGTACGGCAGCGGCATGGATTCGCAGTTCGACTTCCCGTTCCGCAGCATCGTCGGCAATTTCGTGAACGGGGGGACGGGCGACGCCGTCGATTTCGTGGGGTACGTGAAGAAGCTCCAGGCCGAGCTCGCGGCGGGCGGTAATGGCGGCAGCCCCCACCATTACTTCGAGCGTTTCCTCTCGAACCACGACCTCGAGCGCCCGGCGACGCAGTTCGAGGGCGCGGGCGCGGCGCTCTCCGCGAAGCTCGCGCAGGCCGCGACGATCGTGCTCACGGTGCCCGGCATGCCGGTCGTCTATTACGGCGAGGAGTTCGGCAAGAAGGGCAAGCGCGACAAGTACATCGGTGACGAGGCGTGGGACCGCGACGAGTTCATCCGCGAGCCGATGAGCTGGTTCCAGAAGAACGTGTTCGTCGGCGACAAGACGACGGGCTGGAACATCGACGCCGCGGCGACGAACACGATGAACGACGGCGTGCTGCCCTTCGCCGGCGTGGGCATGACGGTGGCGCCGAACCCGGATTATCCGTTCGTGAAGTTCATGTCGGAAGAGGAGCCGGCCTCGTGGGCCGCGCAGGAGGCCGACACGTCGAGCCTCTTGCACCACTACCGGAAGCTCATCGGGATCCGGAAGGCGCACGCGGTGTTCACGGACCTCGACGCGACGATCACGCTGGTGAAGAACGCGGAGGACGTCTACGAATACAGGCTCGAGAAGGGCGCGGCGTCGATCTCGGTCGTGCTGAGCCGGACGTCGACGCCGCAGACGATCACGTGGCCCGCGGCGGCGACGGAGCTGCTCTCCGGCGCGACGGGAACGTCGTTCGAGCTGCCGGCGTACGGGGCGATCATCGTCCAGAACAACTAG
- a CDS encoding DUF2330 domain-containing protein translates to MRAAGVFAWAFSTSMVLTSPADAFPGFYVGRAEAKLESGAASVVLARSGTRTVVSMQNDYAGPAEAFVMVVPVPVVLSADAVKTLPKGLFERLDVISAPRLVESWQQDPCTYADITSGLAFAPSGEGPPPDVGLVGAGMQGRRVEVEAKFTVGEYDVVILGAEDPRGLDAWLVDHGYPLPRDAAQALRPYVEAGMKFFVAKVDASKIDLRDGRAVLSPLRFEYDEETLRLPARLGFVNAAGAQDLVVHVLAQDRYEVANHRNVTIPTNIEVEEAARARFGEFYAALFDATLEKNPGVIVTEYAWDTGSCDPCPGPVLSAEEQRLLGAPPGMLVHTRLHAHYGKDELGEDLVFRVAPPIQGGRGGEGQAAVPAEVSTFQGRYILRHRWQGPVTCPNPDYDIWGGPPSGDRASVKVAAGPFDVTRGEVDLSTMVLDSVPAAGIVAAPRPEPVGAGRRFLLGLGLGAGAGLFGTIGVVLAATRSRRGLRRNAQ, encoded by the coding sequence ATGCGCGCCGCGGGCGTCTTCGCGTGGGCCTTCTCGACGTCGATGGTGCTGACGTCACCGGCCGACGCGTTCCCGGGTTTTTACGTGGGCCGCGCGGAGGCGAAGCTCGAGAGCGGCGCGGCGAGCGTGGTGCTCGCGCGCAGCGGGACGCGCACCGTCGTTTCGATGCAGAATGACTACGCGGGCCCGGCCGAGGCGTTCGTGATGGTCGTGCCCGTGCCGGTCGTGCTCTCCGCGGACGCGGTGAAGACGCTGCCGAAGGGCCTCTTCGAGCGCCTCGACGTGATCAGCGCGCCGCGGCTCGTCGAATCGTGGCAGCAGGACCCTTGCACGTACGCGGACATCACGTCGGGGCTCGCGTTTGCGCCCAGCGGCGAGGGCCCGCCGCCGGACGTGGGCCTCGTGGGCGCGGGCATGCAAGGGCGCCGCGTCGAGGTCGAAGCAAAATTCACGGTCGGCGAATACGACGTCGTGATCCTCGGCGCCGAGGATCCACGCGGGCTCGACGCCTGGCTCGTGGATCACGGCTATCCCCTTCCGAGGGACGCCGCGCAGGCGCTGCGGCCCTACGTCGAGGCGGGAATGAAGTTCTTCGTGGCGAAGGTCGACGCCTCGAAGATCGATCTGCGGGACGGCCGCGCCGTGCTCTCGCCGCTCCGGTTCGAATACGACGAGGAGACGCTCCGGCTGCCCGCGCGCCTCGGGTTCGTCAACGCGGCCGGCGCGCAGGACCTCGTCGTGCACGTGCTCGCGCAGGACCGATACGAGGTCGCGAATCATCGGAACGTCACGATCCCGACGAACATCGAGGTCGAGGAGGCGGCCCGCGCGCGTTTCGGCGAGTTTTACGCGGCGCTCTTCGACGCGACGCTCGAGAAGAACCCCGGGGTCATCGTGACCGAATATGCGTGGGACACGGGGTCGTGTGATCCGTGCCCGGGCCCCGTGCTCTCGGCCGAGGAGCAACGGCTGCTCGGCGCGCCGCCGGGCATGCTCGTGCATACACGTCTCCACGCGCACTATGGCAAGGACGAGCTCGGGGAGGACCTCGTCTTTCGGGTCGCGCCGCCGATACAAGGAGGGCGCGGCGGCGAGGGCCAGGCGGCGGTGCCCGCGGAGGTGAGCACGTTTCAGGGGCGCTACATCCTCCGTCATCGATGGCAGGGCCCGGTGACGTGCCCGAACCCCGATTACGATATCTGGGGCGGGCCGCCGAGCGGGGATCGGGCGAGCGTGAAGGTGGCCGCGGGGCCCTTCGACGTGACGCGCGGAGAGGTCGATCTTTCGACGATGGTGCTCGACTCCGTGCCCGCCGCCGGGATCGTGGCGGCGCCGCGGCCCGAGCCCGTCGGGGCAGGGAGGCGATTCTTGCTCGGCCTCGGCCTCGGCGCGGGCGCGGGGCTCTTCGGCACGATCGGCGTGGTGCTCGCGGCGACCCGGTCGAGGCGTGGTCTGCGCAGGAATGCGCAATAA
- a CDS encoding 6-phosphofructo-2-kinase/fructose-2,6-bisphosphatase, translated as MERAVSGVRSKRVPGERDKATTVLSMVGLPARGKTYIGRRVARYLSWLGHPTRVFNVGSYRRRQIGASQPADFFAPTNKEGRQVLHDLAMTALDDMLAWLREGGEVGIFDATNSTKERRRFVEERCRKEGLPVVFIESFCNDPAVIEANVRDTKLKSPDYVDMDPDAAAQDFLRRIAHYESMYETLDDPNQSYIKIIDVGRQVILNRIHGYLPARLAPLLIDLHVSPRPIWLTRHGQSAYNQHGRIGGDPELSPAGEEYAKHLAEFVRKNAKRDQEVAVWTSTLRRTIQTATKITRSPRTWRALDEIDAGVCDGMTYDQVRIEMPDVWAARSADKFRYRYPRGESYEDVIQRLDPLIIQLERQRSPTLVIAHQAVLRSIYAYLMDRPPGECPSISVPLHTVIQLTPTAYGCEEKRFALPPHVEDQGAGG; from the coding sequence ATGGAGCGTGCCGTGTCGGGGGTACGGAGCAAAAGGGTGCCGGGCGAGCGAGACAAGGCGACGACCGTTCTGTCCATGGTCGGCCTCCCCGCGCGGGGAAAGACGTACATCGGGCGCCGCGTGGCGCGTTACCTGAGCTGGCTCGGCCATCCGACCCGCGTGTTCAACGTGGGCAGCTACCGCCGCCGGCAGATCGGGGCGAGCCAGCCTGCGGATTTTTTCGCGCCGACGAACAAGGAGGGCCGGCAGGTCCTGCACGACCTCGCCATGACGGCGCTCGACGACATGCTCGCCTGGCTGCGCGAGGGCGGCGAGGTCGGCATCTTCGACGCGACGAACAGCACGAAGGAGCGAAGGCGCTTCGTCGAGGAGCGGTGTCGCAAGGAGGGGCTGCCGGTCGTCTTCATCGAGTCGTTCTGCAACGACCCGGCGGTGATCGAGGCGAACGTCCGCGACACGAAGCTCAAATCACCCGACTACGTGGACATGGACCCGGACGCGGCGGCGCAGGACTTCCTGCGGCGCATCGCCCACTACGAGTCCATGTACGAGACGCTCGACGATCCGAACCAGAGCTACATCAAGATCATCGACGTCGGCCGGCAGGTGATCCTGAACCGGATCCACGGCTATCTGCCCGCGCGCCTGGCGCCGCTGCTCATCGACCTGCACGTCTCGCCGCGGCCGATATGGCTGACGCGGCACGGGCAGAGCGCCTACAACCAGCACGGCCGCATCGGCGGCGACCCCGAGCTCTCGCCGGCGGGCGAGGAGTACGCGAAGCACCTGGCGGAGTTCGTTCGGAAGAACGCGAAGCGGGATCAGGAGGTCGCGGTCTGGACGAGCACGCTCCGGCGGACGATCCAGACGGCGACGAAGATCACGCGCTCGCCGCGGACGTGGCGCGCGCTCGACGAGATCGACGCGGGGGTCTGCGACGGGATGACGTACGACCAGGTGCGGATCGAGATGCCGGACGTGTGGGCCGCGCGGAGCGCCGACAAATTCCGGTATCGTTATCCCCGCGGGGAATCGTACGAGGACGTGATCCAGCGGCTCGACCCGCTGATCATCCAGCTCGAGCGCCAGCGCTCGCCGACGCTGGTGATCGCGCACCAGGCGGTGCTCCGGTCGATTTACGCGTACCTGATGGACCGGCCGCCGGGCGAGTGTCCGTCGATCAGCGTGCCGCTACACACGGTGATCCAGTTGACGCCGACGGCGTACGGCTGCGAGGAGAAGCGGTTCGCGTTGCCGCCACACGTGGAGGATCAGGGGGCGGGGGGGTAG